A window from Drosophila miranda strain MSH22 chromosome Y unlocalized genomic scaffold, D.miranda_PacBio2.1 Contig_Y2_pilon, whole genome shotgun sequence encodes these proteins:
- the LOC117185710 gene encoding glycerol-3-phosphate dehydrogenase, mitochondrial-like: MTSRMFKFGVTATSSAVGSVLAAWTLDHWNTPRVVNNAAVAPPKRKRTLPMRSEQIKSLMSGEEFDVLIIGGGATGAGCALDSVTRGMKTALVELDDFASGTSSRSTKLIHGGVRYLQKAILGLDLEQYRMVKEALQERATMLESAPHLTHPLPIMLPVYTWWQVPYFWVGIKAYDFVAGDRNVKSSYYLSKKDALELFPMLKKDKLCGAIVYYDGQQDDARMCLAVALTAARHGATVCNHVEVKELLKKDDGTGKQVLCGAKLKDHIAGKEFTVKAKCIVNATGPFTDSIRKMDNPSVKSICCPSSGVHIVLPGYYSPDQMGLLDPSTSDGRVIFFLPWQRQTIAGTTDLPCEITHNPIPTEDEIQFILKEIKNYLNADVEVRRGDVLSAWSGIRPLVSDPNKDDTQSLARNHIVHISPSNLITIAGGKWTTYRAMAEHTIDAAIKACNIKPERAEAVTSYLKIEGGQGWTPTMYIRLVQDFGLECEVAQHLAKSYGDRAFAVSKMASLTGKRGPIIGNRIHPEFPYIDAEIRYGVREYACTAVDMIARRLRLAFLNVQAAQEALPVIVDIMGEELKWSKEEKERQIKVATEFLANEMGHSVNRTSKERIPIKLSKEEIQTYIKRFQLIDKDKKGYVSINDIRRGLKSFGESDVSGEQLHEILREIDTNMNGQVELDEYLQMMSAIKTGDVAYSRFARMAELEEQKHEAANLKQKVSVDRSGGGL; this comes from the exons ATGACTTCGCGGATGTTCAAGTTCGGCGTGACCGCCACCAGTTCAGCCGTGGGATCCGTTCTGGCCGCCTGGACCCTCGACCACTGGAACACCCCCCGTGTGGTGAACAATGCTGCGGTGGCACCGCCGAAGAGAAAGCGCACACTGCCCATGCGATCTGAGCAGATCAAGTCTCTGATGAGCGGCGAGGAGTTCGACGTGCTAATCATTGGCGGCGGAGCCACTGGAGCTGGGTGTGCCCTCGACTCGGTGACACGAG GTATGAAGACGGCTTTGGTGGAGCTGGACGATTTCGCCAGCGGCACCTCATCGCGCTCCACCAAGCTCATCCACGGCGGAGTGCGATACCTGCAGAAGGCTATTTTGGGC CTAGACCTTGAGCAGTATCGAATGGTGAAGGAGGCGCTGCAGGAGCGCGCCACCATGCTCGAATCGGCGCCCCACTTGACCCATCCGCTGCCCATTATGCTGCCCGTTTATAC GTGGTGGCAGGTGCCGTACTTCTGGGTGGGCATCAAGGCCTACGATTTTGTGGCGGGCGACCGCAACGTGAAGAGCTCCTACTATCTGTCCAAGAAGGACGCTCTGGAGCTGTTCCCCATGCTCAAGAAGGACAAGCTGTGCGGCGCTATCGTTTACTACGACGGGCAGCAGGACGACGCCCGCATGTGCCTGGCCGTGGCACTGACGGCAGCCCGCCACGGTGCCACCGTCTGCAATCACGTGGAGGTAAAGGAGTTGCTTAAGAAGGACGACGGCACCGGCAAGCAGGTGCTGTGCGGCGCCAAGCTCAAGGACCACATCGCCGGCAAGGAGTTCACCGTGAAGGCCAAGTGCATCGTGAACGCTACCGGCCCCTTCACGGACTCCATCCGCAAGATGGACAACCCCTCGGTGAAGAGCATCTGCTGCCCCAGCTCCGGCGTGCACATCGTGCTCCCCGGCTACTACAGCCCCGACCAGATGGGCCTGCTCGATCCCTCGACGTCCGACGGACGCGTCATCTTCTTCCTGCCCTGGCAGCGGCAGACGATCGCCGGCACCACCGATCTGCCCTGCGAGATCACCCACAACCCCATACCCACCGAGGACGAGATCCAGTTCATCCTGAAAGAGATCAAAAACTACCTGAACGCGGACGTGGAGGTGCGCCGCGGCGACGTCCTGTCCGCCTGGAGCGGCATCCGACCCCTGGTCTCTGACCCCAACAAGGACGACACTCAGTCCCTCGCCCGTAACCACATCGTCCACATAAGCCCCTCCAATCTTATCACCATTGCCGGCGGCAAGTGGACCACCTATCGCGCCATGGCCGAGCACACCATCGATGCGGCTATCAAGG CCTGCAATATAAAGCCGGAGCGGGCGGAGGCCGTCACCTCCTACCTGAAGATCGAGGGCGGTCAGGGCTGGACACCGACCATGTACATCCGCCTGGTGCAGGACTTCGGGCTGGAGTGCGAGGTGGCACAGCACCTAGCCAAGTCGTACGGCGACCGCGCCTTTGCCGTCTCCAAGATGGCCTCACTGACGGGCAAGCGGGGGCCCATTATCGGCAACCGCATTCACCCCGAGTTCCCCTATATCGACGCCGAGATCCGTTATGGCGTGCGCGAATATGCCTGCACGGCCGTGGATATGATCGCCCGCCGTCTGCGACTGGCCTTCCTCAACGTGCAGGCGGCGCAGGAGGCGCTTCCTGTGATTGTGGACATAATGGGCGAGGAGTTGAAGTGGTCcaaggaggagaaggagcgTCAGATCAAGGTTGCCACCGAGTTCTTGGCCAACGAGATGGGCCACTCGGTGAACCGCACCTCCAAGGAGCGCATACCCATCAAGCTTTCCAAGGAGGAGATCCAGACCTACATCAAGCGCTTCCAGCTGATCGACAAGGACAAGAAGGGCTATGTCTCCATCAATGATATCCGCCGCGGCCTCAAGAGCTTCGGCGAAAGCGACGTTTCCGGCGAGCAGCTGCATGAGATCCTCCGCGAGATCGATACCAACATGAACGGCCAGGTTGAGCTCGACGAGTATCTACAG ATGATGTCCGCGATCAAGACGGGCGACGTGGCCTACTCCCGGTTTGCCCGTATGGCCGAGCTGGAGGAACAGAAGCACGAGGCTGCCAATCTCAAGCAGAAGGTCAGCGTGGATCGCTCTGGCGGCGGCTTGTAA